From the Bradyrhizobium ontarionense genome, the window CGATCCAAACGATGCCACCGCGACCTTGCGAAGGAGGGACGCATGTATGCTGACGAATTCGAACTGCGCATCGCAAAGGTGCGACAGCGATTCGCGACGTCGCTGGAAAACAAGATCGAGGTCGCAATGATCGCGGCCGATCGCATGTCAGGTGGCAAAGGCAGCGAGATCGATCATGTTCAGGACTCTTATCGCTGTCTTCACAACATTTGCGGAGTCGGACCGACGGTCGGGTTTGCGGCGACCGGCGACGCCGCTCGCGCGGCTGAATCCGCCCTGATGCAGGCCTACCAGGAAAAGCG encodes:
- a CDS encoding Hpt domain-containing protein codes for the protein MYADEFELRIAKVRQRFATSLENKIEVAMIAADRMSGGKGSEIDHVQDSYRCLHNICGVGPTVGFAATGDAARAAESALMQAYQEKRALTDEEVQNLKTALEHLRDIAASELKLMYERGH